From the Cucurbita pepo subsp. pepo cultivar mu-cu-16 chromosome LG05, ASM280686v2, whole genome shotgun sequence genome, one window contains:
- the LOC111795119 gene encoding glutamate receptor 3.4-like isoform X1 — protein MLVFWVWRIVIKARVVVFALFFGVWMPLGVIGVSRNTRVVNVGVLFTHDSVIGRSAQPAILAAMDDVNADNSVLPGTKLNLILHDTNCSGFLGTVEALRLMEDEVVAAIGPQSSNIAHFISHIINELHIPLISFGATDPTLTTPHYPYFVRTTQNDYFQMNAIADLIDHFGWREVIAIFVDDDNARNGISALNDALAKKRVRISYKATFSPGSPTSVINDLLVSVNLMESRVYIVHVNPDTGLSIFTIAKKLEMMNSDYVWIATDWLPSILDSFETNNHDVMNHLQGVVALRHHIPDSNLKKNFASKWNTTSFNSYALYAYDSVWLAARALHTFFQEGGNVSFSNDPKLHEINGSKLQLTSLRVFNGGEQLLETIKRTKFRGVSGLVQFGDDRNLIHPAYDIMNIGGTGMRRIGYWTNYSGLSTMTPESSYSKPLNATPNGHLYTVIWPGEATAVPRGWVFPHNGKPLQIVVPNRVSYKAFVTKDKSPQGVKGYCIDVFEAAINLLPYPVPHAYILKGDDSLDYNNLVYDVSQNRYDAAVGDIMIVTNRTKYVDFTQPFMESGLVVVTVVKEKKSSPWAFLSPFTVQMWAVTAILFVFVGAVVWILEHRSNEEFRGSPRQQIITVFWFSFSTMFFSHKENTVSTLGRSVLIIWLFVVLIINSSYTAGLTSILTVQQLTSKVEGIDSLISSTDAVGIQEGSFSLNYLIHELNIAASRIVKLKSQEEYMDALRRGPANGGVAAIVDELPYVELFLSGTNCVFRTVGQEFTKSGWGFAFPRDSPLAVDLSTAILQLSENGDLQKIHDKWLSRTECSMNLNQVDANQLSLTNFWELFLICSIACIVALLIFFSRVAFQYRRATPKAQPEVEETQPDRTGRFGRTTSFIQFLDKKEVKKAKRKSIDINPAGQSSEGHPDELKKAKGKSIDINPVAQSSEGHPDSQPH, from the exons ATGTTGGTGTTTTGGGTTTGGAGGATTGTGATCAAAGCCAGAGTTGTGGTATTTGCATTGTTCTTTGGGGTATGGATGCCTTTGGGAGTGATTGGTGTGTCTCGAAACACGAGAGTGGTGAACGTTGGAGTTTTGTTCACTCATGATTCAGTTATTGGAAGGTCTGCACAGCCTGCAATCTTAGCTGCCATGGATGATGTTAATGCTGATAACAGTGTTCTTCCTGGAACAAAGCTGAACTTGATCTTACACGACACGAATTGTAGTGGATTTCTTGGAACAGTGGAAG CCTTGCGGCTGATGGAAGATGAAGTAGTTGCCGCCATTGGCCCACAATCCTCAAACATCGCTCACTTCATTTCCCATATCATCAACGAACTCCACATACCCCTTATATCATTTGGAGCAACAGATCCTACTTTGACCACACCACACTATCCATACTTTGTTCGAACCACACAGAATGATTACTTCCAAATGAACGCAATAGCTGATCTCATAGACCACTTCGGATGGAGAGAGGTCATAGCCATCTTTGTAGATGATGACAATGCCAGAAACGGGATATCAGCATTGAACGATGCCTTAGCAAAGAAGCGTGTCAGGATCTCATACAAGGCCACCTTCTCTCCTGGCTCCCCCACTAGCGTGATAAATGACTTATTGGTATCAGTAAACCTCATGGAATCTCGTGTTTATATTGTTCATGTTAATCCCGACACTGGTTTATCAATATTCACCATTGCTAAGAAACTTGAAATGATGAACAGTGACTATGTCTGGATTGCAACAGATTGGCTTCCTTCTATTCTTGATTCATTTGAAACAAACAATCATGATGTAATGAATCATTTACAAGGAGTTGTTGCTCTTCGCCACCACATCCCTGATAGCAATCTCAAGAAGAACTTCGCCTCCAAATGGAACACTACAAGCTTCAACTCTTATGCACTTTATGCATACGACTCTGTTTGGTTAGCAGCCAGAGCTCTCCACACATTCTTTCAAGAAGGTGGCAATGTATCATTTTCTAATGACCCAAAGTTACATGAAATCAATGGAAGCAAGCTGCAGCTAACCTCACTTAGAGTGTTCAATGGCGGCGAACAACTTCTAGAGACAATCAAGAGAACCAAGTTCAGAGGTGTAAGTGGGTTGGTTCAATTTGGTGATGACAGAAACTTGATTCATCCAGCTTAtgatatcatgaacattgGAGGAACTGGTATGCGTAGAATTGGCTACTGGACAAATTATTCTGGTCTATCAACAATGACACCAGAGAGTTCATATTCAAAGCCTCTTAATGCTACCCCAAATGGCCATCTCTACACTGTAATATGGCCTGGTGAAGCAACAGCCGTTCCTCGTGGATGGGTGTTCCCGCACAACGGGAAGCCATTGCAAATTGTAGTGCCTAACCGTGTGAGTTACAAGGCTTTTGTGACTAAAGACAAGAGCCCACAAGGAGTTAAAGGGTATTGTATTGATGTGTTTGAAGCTGCTATAAACTTGTTGCCATATCCAGTTCCTCACGCATATATATTAAAGGGAGATGACAGTCTTGATTACAACAATCTTGTATATGACGTTTCACAGAAT AGATATGATGCAGCTGTTGGTGATATTATGATTGTAACGAATAGGACGAAGTATGTGGACTTCACACAACCATTTATGGAGTCTGGACTTGTGGTTGTTACTGTTGTTAAAGAGAAGAAGTCGAGTCCATGGGCTTTTCTCAGCCCTTTTACTGTTCAAATGTGGGCTGTCACTGCAAtactctttgtttttgttggagCTGTTGTTTGGATTCTTGAGCATCGGAGTAATGAAGAGTTTCGTGGTTCACCAAGGCAACAAATAATCACAGTATTTTG GTTTAGCTTCTCGACAATGTTCTTTTCTCACA AGGAAAACACTGTAAGCACCCTTGGACGGTCGGTGCTTATAATATGGCTCTTTGTTGTGTTAATTATCAATTCAAGCTACACAGCTGGTTTGACATCTATCTTAACAGTGCAGCAGCTAACTTCAAAGGTTGAAGGGATTGATAGCTTAATCTCTAGCACCGATGCTGTAGGAATTCAAGAAGGctcattttcattgaattatcTGATTCATGAGCTGAATATAGCAGCTTCTAGGATCGTTAAGTTGAAGAGCCAGGAGGAATATATGGATGCTCTTCGCCGTGGACCTGCAAATGGTGGGGTAGCCGCCATTGTAGACGAGCTTCCTTATGTCGAGCTTTTCCTGTCGGGCACCAATTGTGTCTTCAGGACTGTCGGGCAGGAGTTCACTAAAAGTGGATGGGGATTT GCATTTCCAAGGGACTCTCCTTTGGCGGTTGATTTGTCAACAGCCATTCTTCAACTCTCAGAGAATGGCGATCTTCAAAAGATTCATGACAAATGGCTATCACGAACAGAGTGTTCGATGAATCTCAACCAAGTCGACGCAAACCAACTATCACTAACTAACTTCTGGGAGCTGTTTCTAATTTGTAGCATTGCCTGCATTGTTGCTCTTTTGATATTCTTCAGTAGAGTAGCATTCCAATATCGAAGAGCTACCCCTAAAGCCCAGCCTGAAGTCGAGGAGACCCAACCTGATAGGACGGGACGCTTCGGTCGTACGACTAGCTTCATCCAATTTCTAGataaaaaagaagtcaaaaaGGCTAAAAGAAAATCCATTGATATCAACCCAGCTGGCCAGAGCTCTGAGGGTCACCCTGATGAACTCAAAAAGGCTAAAGGAAAATCCATTGATATCAACCCAGTTGCCCAGAGCTCTGAGGGCCACCCTGATTCACAGCCTCATTAG
- the LOC111795119 gene encoding glutamate receptor 3.4-like isoform X3: protein MLVFWVWRIVIKARVVVFALFFGVWMPLGVIGVSRNTRVVNVGVLFTHDSVIGRSAQPAILAAMDDVNADNSVLPGTKLNLILHDTNCSGFLGTVEALRLMEDEVVAAIGPQSSNIAHFISHIINELHIPLISFGATDPTLTTPHYPYFVRTTQNDYFQMNAIADLIDHFGWREVIAIFVDDDNARNGISALNDALAKKRVRISYKATFSPGSPTSVINDLLVSVNLMESRVYIVHVNPDTGLSIFTIAKKLEMMNSDYVWIATDWLPSILDSFETNNHDVMNHLQGVVALRHHIPDSNLKKNFASKWNTTSFNSYALYAYDSVWLAARALHTFFQEGGNVSFSNDPKLHEINGSKLQLTSLRVFNGGEQLLETIKRTKFRGVSGLVQFGDDRNLIHPAYDIMNIGGTGMRRIGYWTNYSGLSTMTPESSYSKPLNATPNGHLYTVIWPGEATAVPRGWVFPHNGKPLQIVVPNRVSYKAFVTKDKSPQGVKGYCIDVFEAAINLLPYPVPHAYILKGDDSLDYNNLVYDVSQNRYDAAVGDIMIVTNRTKYVDFTQPFMESGLVVVTVVKEKKSSPWAFLSPFTVQMWAVTAILFVFVGAVVWILEHRSNEEFRGSPRQQIITVFWHFQGTLLWRLICQQPFFNSQRMAIFKRFMTNGYHEQSVR from the exons ATGTTGGTGTTTTGGGTTTGGAGGATTGTGATCAAAGCCAGAGTTGTGGTATTTGCATTGTTCTTTGGGGTATGGATGCCTTTGGGAGTGATTGGTGTGTCTCGAAACACGAGAGTGGTGAACGTTGGAGTTTTGTTCACTCATGATTCAGTTATTGGAAGGTCTGCACAGCCTGCAATCTTAGCTGCCATGGATGATGTTAATGCTGATAACAGTGTTCTTCCTGGAACAAAGCTGAACTTGATCTTACACGACACGAATTGTAGTGGATTTCTTGGAACAGTGGAAG CCTTGCGGCTGATGGAAGATGAAGTAGTTGCCGCCATTGGCCCACAATCCTCAAACATCGCTCACTTCATTTCCCATATCATCAACGAACTCCACATACCCCTTATATCATTTGGAGCAACAGATCCTACTTTGACCACACCACACTATCCATACTTTGTTCGAACCACACAGAATGATTACTTCCAAATGAACGCAATAGCTGATCTCATAGACCACTTCGGATGGAGAGAGGTCATAGCCATCTTTGTAGATGATGACAATGCCAGAAACGGGATATCAGCATTGAACGATGCCTTAGCAAAGAAGCGTGTCAGGATCTCATACAAGGCCACCTTCTCTCCTGGCTCCCCCACTAGCGTGATAAATGACTTATTGGTATCAGTAAACCTCATGGAATCTCGTGTTTATATTGTTCATGTTAATCCCGACACTGGTTTATCAATATTCACCATTGCTAAGAAACTTGAAATGATGAACAGTGACTATGTCTGGATTGCAACAGATTGGCTTCCTTCTATTCTTGATTCATTTGAAACAAACAATCATGATGTAATGAATCATTTACAAGGAGTTGTTGCTCTTCGCCACCACATCCCTGATAGCAATCTCAAGAAGAACTTCGCCTCCAAATGGAACACTACAAGCTTCAACTCTTATGCACTTTATGCATACGACTCTGTTTGGTTAGCAGCCAGAGCTCTCCACACATTCTTTCAAGAAGGTGGCAATGTATCATTTTCTAATGACCCAAAGTTACATGAAATCAATGGAAGCAAGCTGCAGCTAACCTCACTTAGAGTGTTCAATGGCGGCGAACAACTTCTAGAGACAATCAAGAGAACCAAGTTCAGAGGTGTAAGTGGGTTGGTTCAATTTGGTGATGACAGAAACTTGATTCATCCAGCTTAtgatatcatgaacattgGAGGAACTGGTATGCGTAGAATTGGCTACTGGACAAATTATTCTGGTCTATCAACAATGACACCAGAGAGTTCATATTCAAAGCCTCTTAATGCTACCCCAAATGGCCATCTCTACACTGTAATATGGCCTGGTGAAGCAACAGCCGTTCCTCGTGGATGGGTGTTCCCGCACAACGGGAAGCCATTGCAAATTGTAGTGCCTAACCGTGTGAGTTACAAGGCTTTTGTGACTAAAGACAAGAGCCCACAAGGAGTTAAAGGGTATTGTATTGATGTGTTTGAAGCTGCTATAAACTTGTTGCCATATCCAGTTCCTCACGCATATATATTAAAGGGAGATGACAGTCTTGATTACAACAATCTTGTATATGACGTTTCACAGAAT AGATATGATGCAGCTGTTGGTGATATTATGATTGTAACGAATAGGACGAAGTATGTGGACTTCACACAACCATTTATGGAGTCTGGACTTGTGGTTGTTACTGTTGTTAAAGAGAAGAAGTCGAGTCCATGGGCTTTTCTCAGCCCTTTTACTGTTCAAATGTGGGCTGTCACTGCAAtactctttgtttttgttggagCTGTTGTTTGGATTCTTGAGCATCGGAGTAATGAAGAGTTTCGTGGTTCACCAAGGCAACAAATAATCACAGTATTTTG GCATTTCCAAGGGACTCTCCTTTGGCGGTTGATTTGTCAACAGCCATTCTTCAACTCTCAGAGAATGGCGATCTTCAAAAGATTCATGACAAATGGCTATCACGAACAGAGTGTTCGATGA
- the LOC111795119 gene encoding glutamate receptor 3.4-like isoform X2: MLVFWVWRIVIKARVVVFALFFGVWMPLGVIGVSRNTRVVNVGVLFTHDSVIGRSAQPAILAAMDDVNADNSVLPGTKLNLILHDTNCSGFLGTVEDWLPSILDSFETNNHDVMNHLQGVVALRHHIPDSNLKKNFASKWNTTSFNSYALYAYDSVWLAARALHTFFQEGGNVSFSNDPKLHEINGSKLQLTSLRVFNGGEQLLETIKRTKFRGVSGLVQFGDDRNLIHPAYDIMNIGGTGMRRIGYWTNYSGLSTMTPESSYSKPLNATPNGHLYTVIWPGEATAVPRGWVFPHNGKPLQIVVPNRVSYKAFVTKDKSPQGVKGYCIDVFEAAINLLPYPVPHAYILKGDDSLDYNNLVYDVSQNRYDAAVGDIMIVTNRTKYVDFTQPFMESGLVVVTVVKEKKSSPWAFLSPFTVQMWAVTAILFVFVGAVVWILEHRSNEEFRGSPRQQIITVFWFSFSTMFFSHKENTVSTLGRSVLIIWLFVVLIINSSYTAGLTSILTVQQLTSKVEGIDSLISSTDAVGIQEGSFSLNYLIHELNIAASRIVKLKSQEEYMDALRRGPANGGVAAIVDELPYVELFLSGTNCVFRTVGQEFTKSGWGFAFPRDSPLAVDLSTAILQLSENGDLQKIHDKWLSRTECSMNLNQVDANQLSLTNFWELFLICSIACIVALLIFFSRVAFQYRRATPKAQPEVEETQPDRTGRFGRTTSFIQFLDKKEVKKAKRKSIDINPAGQSSEGHPDELKKAKGKSIDINPVAQSSEGHPDSQPH; encoded by the exons ATGTTGGTGTTTTGGGTTTGGAGGATTGTGATCAAAGCCAGAGTTGTGGTATTTGCATTGTTCTTTGGGGTATGGATGCCTTTGGGAGTGATTGGTGTGTCTCGAAACACGAGAGTGGTGAACGTTGGAGTTTTGTTCACTCATGATTCAGTTATTGGAAGGTCTGCACAGCCTGCAATCTTAGCTGCCATGGATGATGTTAATGCTGATAACAGTGTTCTTCCTGGAACAAAGCTGAACTTGATCTTACACGACACGAATTGTAGTGGATTTCTTGGAACAGTGGAAG ATTGGCTTCCTTCTATTCTTGATTCATTTGAAACAAACAATCATGATGTAATGAATCATTTACAAGGAGTTGTTGCTCTTCGCCACCACATCCCTGATAGCAATCTCAAGAAGAACTTCGCCTCCAAATGGAACACTACAAGCTTCAACTCTTATGCACTTTATGCATACGACTCTGTTTGGTTAGCAGCCAGAGCTCTCCACACATTCTTTCAAGAAGGTGGCAATGTATCATTTTCTAATGACCCAAAGTTACATGAAATCAATGGAAGCAAGCTGCAGCTAACCTCACTTAGAGTGTTCAATGGCGGCGAACAACTTCTAGAGACAATCAAGAGAACCAAGTTCAGAGGTGTAAGTGGGTTGGTTCAATTTGGTGATGACAGAAACTTGATTCATCCAGCTTAtgatatcatgaacattgGAGGAACTGGTATGCGTAGAATTGGCTACTGGACAAATTATTCTGGTCTATCAACAATGACACCAGAGAGTTCATATTCAAAGCCTCTTAATGCTACCCCAAATGGCCATCTCTACACTGTAATATGGCCTGGTGAAGCAACAGCCGTTCCTCGTGGATGGGTGTTCCCGCACAACGGGAAGCCATTGCAAATTGTAGTGCCTAACCGTGTGAGTTACAAGGCTTTTGTGACTAAAGACAAGAGCCCACAAGGAGTTAAAGGGTATTGTATTGATGTGTTTGAAGCTGCTATAAACTTGTTGCCATATCCAGTTCCTCACGCATATATATTAAAGGGAGATGACAGTCTTGATTACAACAATCTTGTATATGACGTTTCACAGAAT AGATATGATGCAGCTGTTGGTGATATTATGATTGTAACGAATAGGACGAAGTATGTGGACTTCACACAACCATTTATGGAGTCTGGACTTGTGGTTGTTACTGTTGTTAAAGAGAAGAAGTCGAGTCCATGGGCTTTTCTCAGCCCTTTTACTGTTCAAATGTGGGCTGTCACTGCAAtactctttgtttttgttggagCTGTTGTTTGGATTCTTGAGCATCGGAGTAATGAAGAGTTTCGTGGTTCACCAAGGCAACAAATAATCACAGTATTTTG GTTTAGCTTCTCGACAATGTTCTTTTCTCACA AGGAAAACACTGTAAGCACCCTTGGACGGTCGGTGCTTATAATATGGCTCTTTGTTGTGTTAATTATCAATTCAAGCTACACAGCTGGTTTGACATCTATCTTAACAGTGCAGCAGCTAACTTCAAAGGTTGAAGGGATTGATAGCTTAATCTCTAGCACCGATGCTGTAGGAATTCAAGAAGGctcattttcattgaattatcTGATTCATGAGCTGAATATAGCAGCTTCTAGGATCGTTAAGTTGAAGAGCCAGGAGGAATATATGGATGCTCTTCGCCGTGGACCTGCAAATGGTGGGGTAGCCGCCATTGTAGACGAGCTTCCTTATGTCGAGCTTTTCCTGTCGGGCACCAATTGTGTCTTCAGGACTGTCGGGCAGGAGTTCACTAAAAGTGGATGGGGATTT GCATTTCCAAGGGACTCTCCTTTGGCGGTTGATTTGTCAACAGCCATTCTTCAACTCTCAGAGAATGGCGATCTTCAAAAGATTCATGACAAATGGCTATCACGAACAGAGTGTTCGATGAATCTCAACCAAGTCGACGCAAACCAACTATCACTAACTAACTTCTGGGAGCTGTTTCTAATTTGTAGCATTGCCTGCATTGTTGCTCTTTTGATATTCTTCAGTAGAGTAGCATTCCAATATCGAAGAGCTACCCCTAAAGCCCAGCCTGAAGTCGAGGAGACCCAACCTGATAGGACGGGACGCTTCGGTCGTACGACTAGCTTCATCCAATTTCTAGataaaaaagaagtcaaaaaGGCTAAAAGAAAATCCATTGATATCAACCCAGCTGGCCAGAGCTCTGAGGGTCACCCTGATGAACTCAAAAAGGCTAAAGGAAAATCCATTGATATCAACCCAGTTGCCCAGAGCTCTGAGGGCCACCCTGATTCACAGCCTCATTAG
- the LOC111795119 gene encoding glutamate receptor 3.4-like isoform X5 — translation MLVFWVWRIVIKARVVVFALFFGVWMPLGVIGVSRNTRVVNVGVLFTHDSVIGRSAQPAILAAMDDVNADNSVLPGTKLNLILHDTNCSGFLGTVEALRLMEDEVVAAIGPQSSNIAHFISHIINELHIPLISFGATDPTLTTPHYPYFVRTTQNDYFQMNAIADLIDHFGWREVIAIFVDDDNARNGISALNDALAKKRVRISYKATFSPGSPTSVINDLLVSVNLMESRVYIVHVNPDTGLSIFTIAKKLEMMNSDYVWIATDWLPSILDSFETNNHDVMNHLQGVVALRHHIPDSNLKKNFASKWNTTSFNSYALYAYDSVWLAARALHTFFQEGGNVSFSNDPKLHEINGSKLQLTSLRVFNGGEQLLETIKRTKFRGVSGLVQFGDDRNLIHPAYDIMNIGGTGMRRIGYWTNYSGLSTMTPESSYSKPLNATPNGHLYTVIWPGEATAVPRGWVFPHNGKPLQIVVPNRVSYKAFVTKDKSPQGVKGYCIDVFEAAINLLPYPVPHAYILKGDDSLDYNNLVYDVSQNRYDAAVGDIMIVTNRTKYVDFTQPFMESGLVVVTVVKEKKSSPWAFLSPFTVQMWAVTAILFVFVGAVVWILEHRSNEEFRGSPRQQIITVFWFSFSTMFFSHKENTCSS, via the exons ATGTTGGTGTTTTGGGTTTGGAGGATTGTGATCAAAGCCAGAGTTGTGGTATTTGCATTGTTCTTTGGGGTATGGATGCCTTTGGGAGTGATTGGTGTGTCTCGAAACACGAGAGTGGTGAACGTTGGAGTTTTGTTCACTCATGATTCAGTTATTGGAAGGTCTGCACAGCCTGCAATCTTAGCTGCCATGGATGATGTTAATGCTGATAACAGTGTTCTTCCTGGAACAAAGCTGAACTTGATCTTACACGACACGAATTGTAGTGGATTTCTTGGAACAGTGGAAG CCTTGCGGCTGATGGAAGATGAAGTAGTTGCCGCCATTGGCCCACAATCCTCAAACATCGCTCACTTCATTTCCCATATCATCAACGAACTCCACATACCCCTTATATCATTTGGAGCAACAGATCCTACTTTGACCACACCACACTATCCATACTTTGTTCGAACCACACAGAATGATTACTTCCAAATGAACGCAATAGCTGATCTCATAGACCACTTCGGATGGAGAGAGGTCATAGCCATCTTTGTAGATGATGACAATGCCAGAAACGGGATATCAGCATTGAACGATGCCTTAGCAAAGAAGCGTGTCAGGATCTCATACAAGGCCACCTTCTCTCCTGGCTCCCCCACTAGCGTGATAAATGACTTATTGGTATCAGTAAACCTCATGGAATCTCGTGTTTATATTGTTCATGTTAATCCCGACACTGGTTTATCAATATTCACCATTGCTAAGAAACTTGAAATGATGAACAGTGACTATGTCTGGATTGCAACAGATTGGCTTCCTTCTATTCTTGATTCATTTGAAACAAACAATCATGATGTAATGAATCATTTACAAGGAGTTGTTGCTCTTCGCCACCACATCCCTGATAGCAATCTCAAGAAGAACTTCGCCTCCAAATGGAACACTACAAGCTTCAACTCTTATGCACTTTATGCATACGACTCTGTTTGGTTAGCAGCCAGAGCTCTCCACACATTCTTTCAAGAAGGTGGCAATGTATCATTTTCTAATGACCCAAAGTTACATGAAATCAATGGAAGCAAGCTGCAGCTAACCTCACTTAGAGTGTTCAATGGCGGCGAACAACTTCTAGAGACAATCAAGAGAACCAAGTTCAGAGGTGTAAGTGGGTTGGTTCAATTTGGTGATGACAGAAACTTGATTCATCCAGCTTAtgatatcatgaacattgGAGGAACTGGTATGCGTAGAATTGGCTACTGGACAAATTATTCTGGTCTATCAACAATGACACCAGAGAGTTCATATTCAAAGCCTCTTAATGCTACCCCAAATGGCCATCTCTACACTGTAATATGGCCTGGTGAAGCAACAGCCGTTCCTCGTGGATGGGTGTTCCCGCACAACGGGAAGCCATTGCAAATTGTAGTGCCTAACCGTGTGAGTTACAAGGCTTTTGTGACTAAAGACAAGAGCCCACAAGGAGTTAAAGGGTATTGTATTGATGTGTTTGAAGCTGCTATAAACTTGTTGCCATATCCAGTTCCTCACGCATATATATTAAAGGGAGATGACAGTCTTGATTACAACAATCTTGTATATGACGTTTCACAGAAT AGATATGATGCAGCTGTTGGTGATATTATGATTGTAACGAATAGGACGAAGTATGTGGACTTCACACAACCATTTATGGAGTCTGGACTTGTGGTTGTTACTGTTGTTAAAGAGAAGAAGTCGAGTCCATGGGCTTTTCTCAGCCCTTTTACTGTTCAAATGTGGGCTGTCACTGCAAtactctttgtttttgttggagCTGTTGTTTGGATTCTTGAGCATCGGAGTAATGAAGAGTTTCGTGGTTCACCAAGGCAACAAATAATCACAGTATTTTG GTTTAGCTTCTCGACAATGTTCTTTTCTCACA AGGAAAACACT TGCAGCAGCTAA